TATGGCAGATAGTCTATCCAAGAAAAGAGAGGAAATTAGGACTTTTTCCAAGGGGATTTTACCCTATTTAGCTCTGGCTTTGTTAGTCTGTGGCCTAATTTTTGTAGAACCAGACTTAAGTACATCGGTTGTAGTCGCAGGAATAATTTTTGCAATGATGTTTGTAGCGGGTGCAAACTTAAAACATATAGTGGGGTTGGGCAGTCTATCTATTCCCGTTTTGGGTGTTTTAATAGCCACAGCAAGTTATAGATTAAAAAGGTTTACCTCTTTTTTAAATCCATGGGAAGATATAGCTGGAGATGGCTATCAGGTGGTACAATCTTTATTGGCGCTGGGTTCAGGGGGATTATTTGGTCAAGGCCTGGGAAATGGAAAGCAGAAGCTTTTATATATACCTGAAGCACAAAATGACTTTATACTTGCTCATATTGGTGAGGAATTGGGCCTCATTGGCACAGTAACCATATTGTTCCTATTTATGTTATTGATATGGAGAGGGATTAGAATTGCCCTCCATGCTCCAGATATGTTTGCTTCATTATTTGCCTGTGGTATAGTATTTATGATTGGATTTCAGGTTCTAATTAATGTTGCCGTAGTAACTTCTTTTATGCCTGTTACAGGAATGCCGCTACCCTTTATTAGTGCGGGAGGATCATCTTTGGTGTTTTTATTGGGTGGAATTGGAGTCTTATTGAATATTTCAAGGTATACTAAGTTGGACTCTTAGAGAGAAGTAAATATCTCGTCGATATCTATTGAAAAAGCTGTTTGCCTAAATGTTTCAGTCACACCTAAACAGGAAGTGCATATTATAATTATAGATTATTTCTTTTAATAAATATTGAAATAATTATATGGGCTTCTCGGAGGTGTAAATAAACATGAGCCAATTCTATATTAAAGGTGGCTTGCCATTAAAAGGAGAGGTAGAAGTACATGGGGCAAAAAATGCTGTCTTGCCCATTTTGGCAGCTGTGATATTAAATGAGTCAGAAAGCATTATTCATAATGTGCCTAATTTGAAAGATGTAAGAACAATGATACTCATTCTTGAATCCATGGGTTGTACTATAAAAAGAGAAAAAAACACCCTAATCGTCGACTCCAGTTCTATTCATACCAACGAAGTACCAGAAGATTTAGTCAGAGAAATGCGTTCCTCCATCATTTTATTGGGAGCTATATTGGCTAGACATAAACAGGCTAAGTTTTCTTATCCTGGTGGATGTGATATTGGACTAAGGCCAATTGATTTGCATTTAAAAAGTCTAAAGGCCCTTGGAGCAGAAGTGAAGGAATCCCATGGATATATTTATTGTAAGTCTAGCAAATTAAAAGGAGCACATATACAATTAGATTATCCTAGTGTAGGAGCTACAGAAAACATAATGTTGGCAGCATCTTTAGCAGAAGGGATTACGATCATCCGCAATGCAGCAAAGGAACCAGAAATTCATGATTTGCAAGAGTTTATCAACGAAATGGGGGGCAAAGTAAAAGGTGCTGGTAGCAACACGATAATCATTGAAGGAGTAAAAAAATTAAATAAAGTAGAATACACAATTATGCCCGATAGAATTGTAGCAGGAACCCTAGCCGTGGCTACAGCTATAACTCAAGGAGAAGTGGTATTAAAAAATGCACAGATTGAACATATTCGATCAGTTATTTCTAAATTGGTAGAGGCAGGCTGCACGATCTATGAAGAAAAAAAGAATATTATCGTCAAAGCACCGGAAAAGTTAATGGCTATAGAAACCATTAGAACTTTACCCTATCCAGGTTTTCCCACAGATATGCAGGCCCAAATGATGGCTCTTATGACAGTAGCCGAGGGAATTAGTATTTTTACCGAGACAATATTTGAAAATAGATACAAACATGCAGCACAGTTAATTAGAATGGGTGCCAATATAAAAATAGATGGGCGAGTTGCCATTGTTGAAGGCGTGAAAAAACTAACAGCAACTCGTGTAAGTGCTATGGATCTAAGAGGTGGAGCAGCTTTAGTTCTAGCAGGTCTTGTGGCTGAAGGGGAAACCATAGTAGAAAATATTTATCATGTAGACAGGGGATACGATAGATTCGAAAACTGTTTGCAGAGTTTAGGAGCATCAATTGTACGTAAAAATTAATAAAAGTAGCCTTAGCTACTTTTATTAATAAAAAATAGGACAAGATATTGGATTTATGGAGAGATGAGGATGTCGCAAAAATATAATAGAATGAGAAATTATAAACAATATAAAAGAATTACAAGAAGAAAATATGGTATAATGGCATTAGTTTTATTATTTTTTGTTCTTCTTACAATTTCATTTTTGCTATATACTGATTTTTTTGACATTAAAGAGGTTAATATAATAGGAAATGATTATGTAAGTGAGAAAGAGATTCTAAGAAATGGAGATTTAAATATTGGTGCAAACATATTTAAATTTAATAAAAAGAAGATTCAAGAACAAATTGAAAGACATTCTCTTATTAAAACAGCTGAAATAACTAGAAAATATCCCAATAGGATAAATATAGAGGTGTTGGAGAGGGAAGTCATTGGTATAATACCTTTTGAAGATGGAAGTTTTATTTATATCGATCAAGAGGGGGTAGTATTGAAAAAATATGACATATTAAATACCTATCATAGCCCTCTGATCACAGGTTTAGAGAATATAAGCTTCATTGTTGGAAATCCAATTGACATTCAACCTAGTTGGCTGGCAGAATCTCTATTAGATATTTTATCAAGACTAAAAGATAATAAATTGATTGAGAAAGTTTCAGAGGTTAATGTATTAGAAGATAATACAATACAAATATATACTAAAGATGGCAGTGTAATAAAGATTGGCGATGCAAAAACAATGGAAAAAAAGATGGATTTTTTAAAAGCATTTTTATCAGAAACTCATCCTAAAAGCATTATAGATATAAGCCACGGAGGAGATCCTGTGTCTAAGCCTCGCGCTAACTAGAGGAGGGATTGATATGAAAAAAATATTAAAGGGCCAAGTAGAGATTGCGTTTATTTGTATTATAATAGGTTTAATGCTAGTCATGCAGTATAAATCCGTTACCCAACTGGGTGGATCGGTATCTACAACTAGAGCTCAGGAATTGGCAGGACAATTAAATCAATTAAAAAAACAAAAAGAAAATCTTACTTCTAAAGTAAGTGCTTTAGAAAAAGAAATTAACCAATATGAAGATCAAGTAGCACAGGATAATA
The window above is part of the Irregularibacter muris genome. Proteins encoded here:
- the spoVE gene encoding stage V sporulation protein E, translating into MAKKNPADFIIIFSVVLLTSLGIIMVFSASQYSAGIRFNDDFYFLKGQLRWAVLGFIVMGVASKFPYKKLRKFSKIILLICIILLIVVLIPGLGRNVKGATRWIGIGPFTLQPSEVVKLGMIIFMADSLSKKREEIRTFSKGILPYLALALLVCGLIFVEPDLSTSVVVAGIIFAMMFVAGANLKHIVGLGSLSIPVLGVLIATASYRLKRFTSFLNPWEDIAGDGYQVVQSLLALGSGGLFGQGLGNGKQKLLYIPEAQNDFILAHIGEELGLIGTVTILFLFMLLIWRGIRIALHAPDMFASLFACGIVFMIGFQVLINVAVVTSFMPVTGMPLPFISAGGSSLVFLLGGIGVLLNISRYTKLDS
- the murA gene encoding UDP-N-acetylglucosamine 1-carboxyvinyltransferase; translated protein: MSQFYIKGGLPLKGEVEVHGAKNAVLPILAAVILNESESIIHNVPNLKDVRTMILILESMGCTIKREKNTLIVDSSSIHTNEVPEDLVREMRSSIILLGAILARHKQAKFSYPGGCDIGLRPIDLHLKSLKALGAEVKESHGYIYCKSSKLKGAHIQLDYPSVGATENIMLAASLAEGITIIRNAAKEPEIHDLQEFINEMGGKVKGAGSNTIIIEGVKKLNKVEYTIMPDRIVAGTLAVATAITQGEVVLKNAQIEHIRSVISKLVEAGCTIYEEKKNIIVKAPEKLMAIETIRTLPYPGFPTDMQAQMMALMTVAEGISIFTETIFENRYKHAAQLIRMGANIKIDGRVAIVEGVKKLTATRVSAMDLRGGAALVLAGLVAEGETIVENIYHVDRGYDRFENCLQSLGASIVRKN
- a CDS encoding cell division protein FtsQ/DivIB gives rise to the protein MSQKYNRMRNYKQYKRITRRKYGIMALVLLFFVLLTISFLLYTDFFDIKEVNIIGNDYVSEKEILRNGDLNIGANIFKFNKKKIQEQIERHSLIKTAEITRKYPNRINIEVLEREVIGIIPFEDGSFIYIDQEGVVLKKYDILNTYHSPLITGLENISFIVGNPIDIQPSWLAESLLDILSRLKDNKLIEKVSEVNVLEDNTIQIYTKDGSVIKIGDAKTMEKKMDFLKAFLSETHPKSIIDISHGGDPVSKPRAN